Proteins from a single region of Lasioglossum baleicum chromosome 1, iyLasBale1, whole genome shotgun sequence:
- the Spin gene encoding lysolipid transporter protein spinster isoform X2 — MADDAVTPQIASYDYHMVNAENAQNTSRERRIKKGTMQSELRSVSRSDWLTVGVLCFVNLINYMDRFTIAGILPDIKKDFNIRNDRSGLLQTAFILSYMVFAPLFGYLGDRYNRKIIMGSGVFLWCLTTFIGSYMKTFGWFLLFRTLVGIGEASYSTIAPTIISDLFVKDLRSKMLAIFYFAIPVGSGLGYIVGGETARATGVWQWGLRITPMLGVIAIILLLTVVRDPIRGEREGGVHLTNTAWSSDIKELLKNSSFMFSTAGFTCVAFVTGALAWWAPTFLQLGFALLPNSSNVDPDDVSFKFGLIGMAAGLIGVPLGSFIAQRLRVHWPHADPLICALGLLVSVPLLFFATITANTNSVLCYTLIFFGQLSLNLNWSIVADILLYVVIPTRRSTAEAFQILIAHAFGDAGSPYLIGLLSEGLKTVLLPDLTLPGQVKPSMHQMEDTLVEFRSLQYAMFMTMFVEVIGALFFFMTALHIQKDKAVVDLMIADKYLETKNNGQAESTHL; from the exons ATGGCCGATGATGCCGTCACGCCACAAATCGCCTCCTATGATTATCATATGGTGAACGCAGAAAATGCACAGAACACTTCCAGAGAGAGACGCATAAAAAAGGGAACAATGCAGTCGGAACTACGTTCGGTCAGCAGGAGCGACTGGCTCACTGTCGGCGTGCTATGTTTCGTCAACTTGATCAATTATATGGATCGTTTCACGATCGCTG GAATTTTACCCGACATAAAGAAGGACTTCAACATTCGCAATGACAGATCAGGATTACTGCAAACTGCTTTTATATTGAGTTACATGGTGTTTGCCCCATTGTTTGGGTACTTGGGCGATCGGTATAACAGGAAGATTATAATGGGCAGCGGTGTGTTCCTATGGTGTTTGACAACATTCATTGGCTCTTACATGAAG ACGTTTGGATGGTTCCTATTATTCAGAACGCTAGTTGGTATCGGTGAAGCTAGTTACTCCACCATAGCCCCAACGATAATAAGCGACCTATTCGTTAAAGATCTGAGATCCAAAATGTTggcaattttctattttgccaTACCAGTCGGAAG TGGCCTGGGATACATTGTAGGAGGTGAAACTGCAAGGGCTACAGGTGTCTGGCAATGGGGTTTACGAATTACACCTATGCTGGGCGTAATAgcaataattttattacttaCTGTGGTAAGAGACCCTATCAGAGGGGAGAGAGAAGGCGGGGTTCATTTAACGAACACCGCATGGTCCAGTGACATCAAGGAACTACTGAAAAA TTCAAGCTTTATGTTTTCTACTGCTGGATTTACATGTGTAGCTTTTGTGACTGGCGCACTGGCTTGGTGGGCTCCAACGTTCTTGCAGCTAGGATTCGCGTTACTCCCAAACTCAAGTAACGTCGATCCAGATGA TGTATCGTTCAAATTCGGATTAATAGGCATGGCAGCTGGTTTAATAGGAGTGCCGTTAGGCTCGTTTATAGCTCAGAGACTAAGGGTGCACTGGCCACACGCTGATCCATTAATTTGTGCCTTGGGACTGCTAGTCAGTGTACCATTGCTGTTTTTCGCTACCATAACGGCCAACACAAATTCTGTTCTATGTTACACGTTAATATTTTTTGGACAGTtatcgttgaatttgaattGGTCTATTGTAGCAGATATATTACTG TACGTGGTGATACCAACGAGAAGATCTACAGCCGAGGCTTTCCAAATACTCATCGCACACGCCTTCGGTGATGCAGGGAGCCCTTATCTCATTGGTTTG TTATCAGAAGGACTGAAAACGGTTCTTCTTCCAGACTTGACTCTTCCTGGCCAGGTGAAGCCATCGATGCACCAAATGGAGGACACCTTGGTCGAATTTCGTAGCTTGCAATACGCTATGTTCATGACGATGTTCGTCGAGGTAATCGGCGCTCTGTTCTTCTTCATGACAGCGTTGCACATACAGAAGGACAAGGCGGTTGTTGATCTCATGATCGCAG ACAAGTATCTAGAAACTAAGAATAATGGGCAGGCTGAATCAACGCATTTATAA
- the Spin gene encoding lysolipid transporter protein spinster isoform X1, with amino-acid sequence MADDAVTPQIASYDYHMVNAENAQNTSRERRIKKGTMQSELRSVSRSDWLTVGVLCFVNLINYMDRFTIAGILPDIKKDFNIRNDRSGLLQTAFILSYMVFAPLFGYLGDRYNRKIIMGSGVFLWCLTTFIGSYMKTFGWFLLFRTLVGIGEASYSTIAPTIISDLFVKDLRSKMLAIFYFAIPVGSGLGYIVGGETARATGVWQWGLRITPMLGVIAIILLLTVVRDPIRGEREGGVHLTNTAWSSDIKELLKNSSFMFSTAGFTCVAFVTGALAWWAPTFLQLGFALLPNSSNVDPDDVSFKFGLIGMAAGLIGVPLGSFIAQRLRVHWPHADPLICALGLLVSVPLLFFATITANTNSVLCYTLIFFGQLSLNLNWSIVADILLYVVIPTRRSTAEAFQILIAHAFGDAGSPYLIGLLSEGLKTVLLPDLTLPGQVKPSMHQMEDTLVEFRSLQYAMFMTMFVEVIGALFFFMTALHIQKDKAVVDLMIAGESSSDSTYICNEEAEVEVQEDQHKP; translated from the exons ATGGCCGATGATGCCGTCACGCCACAAATCGCCTCCTATGATTATCATATGGTGAACGCAGAAAATGCACAGAACACTTCCAGAGAGAGACGCATAAAAAAGGGAACAATGCAGTCGGAACTACGTTCGGTCAGCAGGAGCGACTGGCTCACTGTCGGCGTGCTATGTTTCGTCAACTTGATCAATTATATGGATCGTTTCACGATCGCTG GAATTTTACCCGACATAAAGAAGGACTTCAACATTCGCAATGACAGATCAGGATTACTGCAAACTGCTTTTATATTGAGTTACATGGTGTTTGCCCCATTGTTTGGGTACTTGGGCGATCGGTATAACAGGAAGATTATAATGGGCAGCGGTGTGTTCCTATGGTGTTTGACAACATTCATTGGCTCTTACATGAAG ACGTTTGGATGGTTCCTATTATTCAGAACGCTAGTTGGTATCGGTGAAGCTAGTTACTCCACCATAGCCCCAACGATAATAAGCGACCTATTCGTTAAAGATCTGAGATCCAAAATGTTggcaattttctattttgccaTACCAGTCGGAAG TGGCCTGGGATACATTGTAGGAGGTGAAACTGCAAGGGCTACAGGTGTCTGGCAATGGGGTTTACGAATTACACCTATGCTGGGCGTAATAgcaataattttattacttaCTGTGGTAAGAGACCCTATCAGAGGGGAGAGAGAAGGCGGGGTTCATTTAACGAACACCGCATGGTCCAGTGACATCAAGGAACTACTGAAAAA TTCAAGCTTTATGTTTTCTACTGCTGGATTTACATGTGTAGCTTTTGTGACTGGCGCACTGGCTTGGTGGGCTCCAACGTTCTTGCAGCTAGGATTCGCGTTACTCCCAAACTCAAGTAACGTCGATCCAGATGA TGTATCGTTCAAATTCGGATTAATAGGCATGGCAGCTGGTTTAATAGGAGTGCCGTTAGGCTCGTTTATAGCTCAGAGACTAAGGGTGCACTGGCCACACGCTGATCCATTAATTTGTGCCTTGGGACTGCTAGTCAGTGTACCATTGCTGTTTTTCGCTACCATAACGGCCAACACAAATTCTGTTCTATGTTACACGTTAATATTTTTTGGACAGTtatcgttgaatttgaattGGTCTATTGTAGCAGATATATTACTG TACGTGGTGATACCAACGAGAAGATCTACAGCCGAGGCTTTCCAAATACTCATCGCACACGCCTTCGGTGATGCAGGGAGCCCTTATCTCATTGGTTTG TTATCAGAAGGACTGAAAACGGTTCTTCTTCCAGACTTGACTCTTCCTGGCCAGGTGAAGCCATCGATGCACCAAATGGAGGACACCTTGGTCGAATTTCGTAGCTTGCAATACGCTATGTTCATGACGATGTTCGTCGAGGTAATCGGCGCTCTGTTCTTCTTCATGACAGCGTTGCACATACAGAAGGACAAGGCGGTTGTTGATCTCATGATCGCAG
- the LOC143217835 gene encoding uncharacterized protein LOC143217835 isoform X1 gives MKMGDALIHSRTPVEGPGKPYVINDSSINTNSSRNIFRWLLPRTAEAKKKQKLAGAKKEKKPAKAKKEKKPAKAKKEKKPAKAKNKPEKHVSSDSDWLITEEQLTDNEKENLFEDAASPELVREDHIIHEYKFGSPVRQRHKYALSPIRVKGDGEKIPVKDLKHLRTVFDSSDEEEELLPRRSDPVRTGPGVAHSRKKKPEINIDKSKRSIVDLKIHTTAADMLLDVYVGEHPEEMRESIGPPAEQRKVFRFFRSKNKDSNKSDKGKATKKEDWRTKKTIVKDPFEFPVHKDNAVENFTYSEYKRISASSTEFQRHDDLCSYATRLEAKGQEMLSENVAKNSNVKSLVSAQRTTRKRASEVNKDDSKRANIAVNKPTIRSVKDLDGIRYVKEKDHWRIIYVSKKSTCM, from the exons ATGAAAATGGGGGACGCCTTGATTCATAGCAGGACCCCTGTAGAAGGGCCAGGCAAACCATATGTCATCAATGATTCCTCGATTAACACAAATTCCTCGAGGAACATTTTCAGATGGCTCCTGCCACGAACAGCAGAAGctaagaagaagcagaaattggCGGGAgctaaaaaagagaagaaaccgGCGAAAgctaaaaaagagaagaaaccgGCGAAAgctaaaaaagagaagaaaccgGCGAAAGCTAAGAACAAGCCTGAAAAGCACGTAAGCAGCGACAGCGATTGGCTGATTACAGAAGAACAACTGACAGATAACGAAAAGGAAAATCTGTTCGAAGATGCCGCGTCCCCAGAATTGGTTCGAGAAGATCATATCATTCACGAATATAAGTTTGGTTCGCCTGTTCGCCAGCGTCATAAATATGCCTTGAGTCCAATCAGGGTAAAAGGGGACGGTGAGAAAATCCCTGTGAAGGACCTTAAACATCTAAGGACCGTGTTTGATAGCAGCGACGAAGAGGAGGAATTATTGCCCA GAAGAAGTGACCCAGTCAGGACCGGCCCAGGTGTGGCACATAGCCGAAAAAAGAAACCTGAAATCAATATTGATAAATCTAAGCGATCGATAGtcgatttaaaaattcatacaaCAGCAGCTGATATGCTCTTGGATGTGTATGTCGGGGAACATCCAGAGGAAATGAGGGAGTCTATTGGTCCACCTGCGGAACAACGAAAGGTTTTTAGGTTTTTCCGTTCAAAGAACAAGGACTCAAATAAGAGTGATAAAG GCAAGGCAACTAAAAAAGAAGACTGGCGCACCAAGAAGACCATTGTAAAAGACCCGTTTGAATTTCCTGTACACAAAGATAATGCAGTCGAGAATTTCACATATTCGGAATATAAGCGAATCAGTGCATCGTCTACAGAATTCCAAAGACACGATGATCTTTGTTCGTATGCGACTAGGTTAGAAGCGAAAGGACAAGAAATGTTATCCGAGAACGTCGCTAAAAATTCAAATGTAAAATCTTTGGTTTCTGCACAGAGAACAACGCGAAAAAGAGCGAGCGAGGTGAACAAAGACGATTCGAAAAGAGCAAATATAGCGGTGAATAAACCTACCATAAGGTCTGTGAAAGATTTAGACGGCATAAGATACGTTAAAGAAAAAGACCATTGGCGAATTATATATGTATCGAAAAAAAGTACTTGCATGTAG
- the LOC143217835 gene encoding uncharacterized protein LOC143217835 isoform X2 has protein sequence MKMGDALIHSRTPVEGPGKPYVINDSSINTNSSRNIFRWLLPRTAEAKKKQKLAGAKKEKKPAKAKKEKKPAKAKKEKKPAKAKNKPEKHVSSDSDWLITEEQLTDNEKENLFEDAASPELVREDHIIHEYKFGSPVRQRHKYALSPIRVKGDGEKIPVKDLKHLRTVFDSSDEEEELLPRRSDPVRTGPGVAHSRKKKPEINIDKSKRSIVDLKIHTTAADMLLDVYVGEHPEEMRESIGPPAEQRKVFRFFRSKNKDSNKSDKGKATKKEDWRTKKTIVKDPFEFPVHKDNAVENFTYSEYKRISASSTEFQRHDDLCSYATREQREKERAR, from the exons ATGAAAATGGGGGACGCCTTGATTCATAGCAGGACCCCTGTAGAAGGGCCAGGCAAACCATATGTCATCAATGATTCCTCGATTAACACAAATTCCTCGAGGAACATTTTCAGATGGCTCCTGCCACGAACAGCAGAAGctaagaagaagcagaaattggCGGGAgctaaaaaagagaagaaaccgGCGAAAgctaaaaaagagaagaaaccgGCGAAAgctaaaaaagagaagaaaccgGCGAAAGCTAAGAACAAGCCTGAAAAGCACGTAAGCAGCGACAGCGATTGGCTGATTACAGAAGAACAACTGACAGATAACGAAAAGGAAAATCTGTTCGAAGATGCCGCGTCCCCAGAATTGGTTCGAGAAGATCATATCATTCACGAATATAAGTTTGGTTCGCCTGTTCGCCAGCGTCATAAATATGCCTTGAGTCCAATCAGGGTAAAAGGGGACGGTGAGAAAATCCCTGTGAAGGACCTTAAACATCTAAGGACCGTGTTTGATAGCAGCGACGAAGAGGAGGAATTATTGCCCA GAAGAAGTGACCCAGTCAGGACCGGCCCAGGTGTGGCACATAGCCGAAAAAAGAAACCTGAAATCAATATTGATAAATCTAAGCGATCGATAGtcgatttaaaaattcatacaaCAGCAGCTGATATGCTCTTGGATGTGTATGTCGGGGAACATCCAGAGGAAATGAGGGAGTCTATTGGTCCACCTGCGGAACAACGAAAGGTTTTTAGGTTTTTCCGTTCAAAGAACAAGGACTCAAATAAGAGTGATAAAG GCAAGGCAACTAAAAAAGAAGACTGGCGCACCAAGAAGACCATTGTAAAAGACCCGTTTGAATTTCCTGTACACAAAGATAATGCAGTCGAGAATTTCACATATTCGGAATATAAGCGAATCAGTGCATCGTCTACAGAATTCCAAAGACACGATGATCTTTGTTCGTATGCGACTAG AGAACAACGCGAAAAAGAGCGAGCGAGGTGA